The genomic region CAGCACCACCGGCGCGGCCACCCCGGCCTGGTAGGCGCGCAGCCAGTTGGCCGCGGTGACGCACCAGCGGTCACCGGGCTGCAGTCCGGGGAAACGGTACTCCGGGCGCGGCGTGGACAGGTCGTTGCCGATGGCGCGTTGGTGCGCCAGGAATTCCGCGGTGACCACCGCGCAGATGGTGTGGCTGCCCAGGTCTTCCGGTCCGGTCGAGCAGCAGCCGTCGCGGTAGAAGCCGGTCATCGGGTCGGTGCCGCAC from Mycolicibacterium phlei harbors:
- a CDS encoding DUF2237 family protein, with translation MADLNVFGAPLQPCGTDPMTGFYRDGCCSTGPEDLGSHTICAVVTAEFLAHQRAIGNDLSTPRPEYRFPGLQPGDRWCVTAANWLRAYQAGVAAPVVLASTHQRALEIVPIEALREHAVDVPDDLAGL